One window of Medicago truncatula cultivar Jemalong A17 chromosome 2, MtrunA17r5.0-ANR, whole genome shotgun sequence genomic DNA carries:
- the LOC11422157 gene encoding exocyst complex component EXO70H1, with protein MSKPRNFFFFKPSPPKSSSPLPSPQNKTFSDAIVDENIETARTLITKWNTVSTSSNHSNSLFTNTRQEAKRYLKAVKSLQSAMMYLVARDSTSKKLVEAQSLMQLAIKKLENEFYGILSQNRDRFDSESISFRSSTDRRSSSSDEEFSDDDGSSLAADSVSMSAVADLKAIAECMIFTGYSKECVNIYLIVRKSIMDEALYNLGVENLSFSQIQKMDWEMLEYKMKCWLNAVKVAVNTLFHGERILCNYIFDSPEKNNIGESCFADICRESALMLFAFPENVAKCKKTPEKMFRTLDLYEAISENWNQIESIFSSESNSPIRSQVVASQVRLGETVRTMLTDFESAIQKESSKIPVPGGGIHPLTRYVMNYIALLADYSEAIGDIVSDWPQTPVPESYYKSPIHDEDNPPSEIAKRLSWLILVVLCKLDGKAEFYKDVALSYLFLANNMQYVVVKVRKSNLRFILGEDWLLKHEMKVKEYVTKYERMAWSKVLSSIPENPTVEKASENFQGFNVEFDEAFRMQYLWVVPDLELRNEIKESLVSKIVFKYREFYVKFRVGLDSVIRYSPEDLKEYLSEILRGPDGVKDS; from the coding sequence ATGTCTAAACCTAGaaacttctttttcttcaaaccATCACCACCCAAATCATCATCACCGTTACCATcaccacaaaacaaaacattctCAGACGCAATAGTTGATGAAAACATAGAAACCGCACGCACTCTTATAACCAAATGGAACACTGTCTCTACTTCTTCTAACCATTCTAATTCTCTTTTCACCAACACTCGTCAAGAAGCCAAACGCTATCTTAAAGCCGTTAAGAGTCTACAATCCGCTATGATGTACCTCGTCGCACGTGATTCCACCTCCAAAAAACTCGTTGAAGCTCAATCCTTAATGCAACTCGCCATAAAGAAACTCGAAAATGAATTTTATGGAATATTATCACAGAATAGAGACCGATTCGACTCTGAATCGATCTCTTTTCGTTCTTCCACTGATCGTCGGAGTAGTTCTTCTGACGAGGAATTCTCCGACGACGACGGCTCATCACTCGCAGCAGACTCAGTATCTATGTCTGCTGTTGCTGATTTGAAAGCTATTGCAGAGTGTATGATTTTCACCGGTTACAGTAAAGAATGTGTGAATATTTACTTAATCGTGAGAAAATCTATTATGGATGAAGCTTTGTACAATCTCGGAGTTGAGAATTTGAGTTTTTCTCAAATTCAGAAAATGGACTGGGAAATGCTTGAATATAAAATGAAGTGTTGGTTAAACGCCGTCAAAGTCGCCGTTAACACTCTGTTTCACGGCGAGAGAATACTCTGCAATTATATTTTCGATTCGCCGGAGAAGAACAACATCGGAGAATCGTGTTTCGCTGATATTTGCAGAGAAAGCGCATTAATGCTGTTTGCATTCCCGGAAAACGTGGCAAAATGCAAGAAAACTCCGGAGAAAATGTTCAGAACGCTTGATTTATACGAAGCGATTTCAGAAAATTGGAATcaaattgaatcaattttttcgTCGGAATCAAACTCACCGATCAGATCGCAAGTCGTTGCTTCACAGGTTAGACTCGGTGAAACGGTTAGAACAATGTTAACCGATTTTGAATCGGCGATTCAGAAGGAATCTTCGAAGATTCCGGTACCAGGCGGAGGAATCCATCCTCTCACACGCTATGTCATGAACTACATCGCACTTCTCGCCGATTACAGCGAAGCAATCGGCGATATAGTTTCCGATTGGCCACAAACTCCGGTACCGGAATCTTACTACAAAAGTCCAATTCACGACGAGGATAATCCACCGTCGGAGATAGCGAAACGGTTATCGTGGTTGATTCTGGTGGTTCTCTGCAAACTCGACGGTAAAGCTGAGTTTTACAAAGACGTTGCACTTTCGTATCTTTTTCTCGCGAATAACATGCAATACGTCGTCGTAAAGGTTCGTAAATCGAATCTAAGGTTTATTCTCGGCGAGGATTGGTTATTGAAACACGAAATGAAGGTTAAAGAGTATGTTACGAAGTACGAACGCATGGCGTGGAGTAAGGTTCTATCGTCGATTCCGGAAAATCCAACGGTGGAGAAAGCAAGCGAAAATTTTCAGGGTTTCAATGTGGAATTCGATGAAGCGTTTAGAATGCAATATTTGTGGGTTGTACCCGACCTGGAACTGCGAAATGAAATTAAAGAGTCGTTGGTTTCGAAGATTGTTTTTAAGTATAGGGAATTTTATGTGAAGTTTCGGGTCGGGTTGGACTCGGTGATAAGATATTCGCCCGAAGATTTGAAGGAGTATCTATCCGAAATTTTGCGTGGACCCGATGGGGTCAAAGATTCTTGA